From one Nitrosococcus halophilus Nc 4 genomic stretch:
- a CDS encoding c-type cytochrome, with protein sequence MHMGDAMMKLFKLFVVLLLIGAAKISQVEAASLGEKILKERCSSCHNLTGPEPATLGELRGRKGPDLFYAGNKYRAEWITEWLQSPQRLRPAGVFYPDHVKLGEEGDEIDATSFSPHPELSKEEAKAVAESLMGFKAKSLLINQGEYKPGKIPLMMGELLFDKFRGCLACHQIEPGYGGLSGPEVYTAADRLQDDYLLSFMRDPQAWNPKTLMPDKHLKESDLQKLVHYLHALKEQGFKEASK encoded by the coding sequence ATGCACATGGGAGATGCGATGATGAAGCTATTCAAATTGTTTGTCGTCCTGCTGTTAATTGGCGCTGCCAAGATCTCACAGGTTGAAGCTGCGTCTTTGGGGGAAAAGATTCTGAAGGAGCGCTGCAGTAGTTGCCATAATTTAACTGGGCCCGAGCCGGCAACATTAGGGGAACTGAGGGGACGTAAGGGGCCGGATCTCTTTTATGCCGGTAACAAATACCGGGCTGAATGGATTACGGAATGGCTTCAATCACCACAACGTCTTCGCCCAGCCGGCGTATTTTATCCCGATCATGTGAAGTTGGGCGAGGAGGGGGATGAAATTGATGCAACCAGTTTTTCTCCCCACCCCGAACTTTCTAAGGAAGAGGCCAAAGCCGTCGCTGAAAGCCTCATGGGCTTTAAAGCAAAGAGTCTGTTGATTAACCAAGGTGAATATAAGCCAGGAAAAATCCCACTCATGATGGGAGAGCTCCTATTTGATAAATTCCGGGGCTGCCTAGCTTGCCATCAGATCGAGCCAGGCTATGGTGGTTTGTCTGGACCGGAAGTTTACACTGCCGCTGACCGTTTGCAGGATGATTATCTCCTTAGCTTCATGCGAGATCCACAAGCGTGGAATCCAAAGACATTGATGCCTGACAAGCACCTTAAAGAAAGTGATCTTCAAAAGCTGGTGCATTATCTGCATGCTTTGAAAGAGCAAGGTTTTAAGGAGGCTTCGAAATGA
- a CDS encoding c-type cytochrome: MIAKHRISLVGVLLASCLYGAQANAEQSQTEKNYQAYCGQCHGMNGDGKGINVRDMSTQPRDHTDPEEMSARSDEELFTAIKEGGQAVDKSVLMPPWEDTFTDEEIWDLVKYLRALCGCEYGKAS; the protein is encoded by the coding sequence ATGATCGCAAAGCATCGAATTTCTCTAGTAGGGGTATTGCTAGCCTCTTGTCTGTATGGAGCACAAGCCAACGCCGAGCAAAGCCAGACTGAAAAGAATTATCAAGCCTATTGTGGGCAGTGCCATGGCATGAATGGCGATGGCAAGGGAATTAATGTTCGAGATATGTCAACCCAACCACGGGATCACACTGATCCGGAAGAAATGTCGGCCCGTTCTGATGAGGAGTTATTCACGGCGATTAAAGAAGGTGGACAGGCAGTGGACAAATCAGTGCTGATGCCACCGTGGGAAGATACTTTTACTGATGAAGAAATTTGGGATCTCGTGAAATATCTCCGCGCTTTGTGTGGGTGCGAGTACGGAAAAGCATCCTAG
- a CDS encoding multicopper oxidase domain-containing protein: MHNKFKLTNKTAAVLFAVANFVFVAQVAFAKEVKVKFEVKETEVVIDNKGTQYSAWTYNGTIPGPVVRVTEGDVVDFELVNPESNQQSHSLDFHAAVVDVLNELEDVRPGHSKHFTFKAKYPGVFIYHCGAATMAQHIARGMFGVIIVDPKEGYSNDFPKPDREYVLVQSQYFPDAGDKDAMIENRDWTASLINGKIFHYDPVHDENATLTLQSEPGERVRIYFVNANINMPVALHPIAGIWDRVYVNGNPKNVLYGVQTHNIAVATGDMLDIVSPADRPTNNAIVDHTMSAAMRGAITLLMNAPGVDPTLGKGDKILLR; the protein is encoded by the coding sequence ATGCACAATAAATTTAAATTAACTAATAAAACCGCAGCTGTATTATTCGCCGTTGCAAATTTTGTTTTTGTGGCACAGGTTGCATTTGCCAAGGAGGTCAAAGTCAAGTTTGAAGTTAAGGAGACAGAGGTTGTCATTGATAATAAGGGTACCCAATATTCGGCTTGGACTTATAATGGGACTATCCCTGGCCCCGTAGTCCGGGTTACAGAAGGGGATGTGGTTGATTTTGAACTCGTTAATCCGGAAAGCAATCAGCAAAGCCACTCTTTAGACTTCCATGCTGCTGTGGTGGACGTTCTCAATGAGCTTGAAGACGTAAGGCCAGGGCACAGCAAGCATTTTACCTTTAAGGCTAAATATCCAGGTGTCTTTATCTATCATTGCGGGGCCGCTACTATGGCCCAGCATATAGCCCGCGGTATGTTCGGCGTTATCATTGTAGATCCTAAGGAAGGCTACAGCAATGATTTCCCCAAGCCGGATCGAGAGTACGTGTTAGTGCAGTCCCAATATTTTCCTGATGCTGGTGACAAGGATGCGATGATTGAAAACCGTGATTGGACAGCTTCCCTTATCAACGGCAAGATCTTTCACTACGATCCAGTGCATGATGAGAACGCTACCTTGACATTACAATCCGAGCCAGGTGAACGGGTCCGAATTTACTTTGTAAATGCCAATATTAACATGCCGGTGGCCCTACACCCCATCGCGGGTATTTGGGACCGGGTCTATGTCAATGGTAATCCGAAGAATGTGCTCTATGGAGTGCAAACCCATAATATCGCAGTGGCAACAGGGGATATGCTAGATATTGTTTCTCCAGCTGACCGGCCAACGAATAATGCCATTGTTGATCACACCATGAGTGCTGCTATGCGTGGCGCCATTACTTTGTTGATGAACGCTCCTGGAGTTGATCCGACACTGGGAAAAGGGGATAAGATCCTCTTGCGGTAG
- a CDS encoding cytochrome P460 family protein has translation MKQSDSKRHKTQYLRKVASFAFVGYVALNTLAYAADSSPALFNVNNELLQPKDYREWVYVGTPVTPNDMNDGKAIVPEFHNIYINPEGFAHWKKTGEFPDGTMVVKELLSVGAKKALTGNGYFMGEFTGLEAAVKDSKRFPDEPGNWAYFMFGMEYPLARKAAPKPTAECNSCHEANAKDDWVFTQYYPVLQAAKPKE, from the coding sequence ATGAAGCAGTCCGATTCCAAACGTCATAAAACCCAATATCTTCGGAAAGTTGCCAGCTTTGCCTTTGTAGGTTATGTCGCTCTCAATACCTTAGCCTACGCGGCAGATTCATCTCCTGCTCTCTTTAATGTCAACAACGAACTTCTCCAACCCAAGGACTACAGAGAGTGGGTCTATGTGGGCACGCCAGTCACCCCCAATGACATGAATGATGGGAAGGCTATCGTACCTGAATTTCATAACATCTATATCAATCCGGAAGGATTTGCCCACTGGAAGAAAACCGGCGAATTTCCAGATGGGACCATGGTGGTGAAAGAGCTTCTCAGCGTGGGTGCCAAAAAGGCGCTGACAGGCAACGGTTACTTCATGGGTGAATTCACTGGTTTGGAAGCAGCAGTCAAAGACTCAAAACGGTTTCCTGACGAGCCAGGTAATTGGGCCTATTTCATGTTTGGGATGGAATATCCCTTAGCTCGTAAAGCTGCACCCAAACCCACTGCTGAGTGCAATTCATGCCATGAAGCTAATGCCAAGGACGATTGGGTTTTCACTCAATATTATCCTGTCCTTCAGGCTGCAAAACCTAAGGAATAG
- a CDS encoding PLP-dependent aminotransferase family protein: MQLPLKLERRSKQTLQSQLFEQIRGLILSGKLKPGTPMPATRSLSEQLGVSRNTVLLAYDRLIAEDYLQTQEAVGTYVNSHLPMDSLVLKAPTQPLVLPEKPQARRHPVLFRGRAQKVANSQQNRLALDFRVGRLDPHSFPVKTWRRLILRHLNAGGANLTEYRDPAGILALREAIANHLGPARGIVVTPEQVIVVSGSQQALNIVARLLVGQGTRVVTECPCYQGAAYVFESYGAQLHPVPVDKYGLQVSKLPPTPVSLAYVTPSHQYPMGSTLSLKRRVQLLDWAGQVGAYLIEDDYDSDFRHNGSPLTALAGLDPYGCVIYMGTVSKSIGAGLRLGYVVVPGELVEPAKTVKALLDSGNPWLDQAVLADLISSGSYAKHLRQIRRMYLRRRDCLIAALKSHFGEVTLSGLEGGMHIVWHLPPDFPTAAEVQAIAQEVGVGIYTLESGGAYDYGHKEYSERTLILGYSSLPELQIREGIARVATALANTLGHSKQRYTDNPNAGQGKGHPSPKPKVLSN, from the coding sequence ATGCAACTACCGCTGAAGCTAGAGCGCCGGAGCAAGCAAACTTTACAAAGCCAACTTTTTGAACAAATTCGTGGCTTGATCCTGAGCGGTAAATTGAAACCGGGCACCCCCATGCCTGCCACCCGCTCCTTAAGCGAACAGTTGGGGGTCTCCCGCAATACGGTGCTCTTAGCCTATGACCGCCTCATTGCTGAGGACTACCTTCAGACCCAGGAAGCAGTAGGCACCTATGTCAATTCCCACTTACCCATGGATTCCTTGGTCCTCAAAGCACCAACCCAACCGCTGGTGCTTCCTGAAAAACCTCAGGCAAGACGGCATCCAGTACTGTTTCGAGGCCGGGCCCAAAAAGTGGCCAATTCTCAACAAAATCGCCTTGCCTTGGATTTTCGGGTGGGACGCCTGGATCCTCATTCTTTTCCGGTCAAAACCTGGCGACGCTTAATTTTACGCCATTTGAATGCAGGCGGGGCTAACCTGACAGAGTATCGAGACCCTGCTGGCATTTTGGCACTGCGAGAGGCCATCGCCAATCACTTAGGACCCGCCCGTGGGATAGTTGTTACCCCGGAGCAAGTTATTGTCGTAAGTGGTAGCCAACAGGCGCTGAACATCGTGGCCCGTTTATTGGTGGGTCAAGGAACACGAGTGGTCACAGAATGCCCATGTTACCAGGGGGCCGCTTATGTATTCGAAAGTTATGGCGCCCAGCTCCATCCTGTACCGGTGGATAAATATGGATTGCAAGTTTCAAAACTTCCCCCCACACCGGTGAGTTTGGCTTATGTCACCCCTTCTCATCAATACCCCATGGGCTCAACCCTATCCCTAAAACGCAGAGTCCAATTACTGGACTGGGCCGGACAAGTGGGAGCGTACTTGATTGAGGATGATTATGACAGCGATTTCCGGCATAATGGGTCCCCCTTGACGGCTCTAGCGGGGTTGGACCCTTATGGCTGCGTGATTTACATGGGAACAGTGTCGAAATCGATTGGTGCCGGGCTTCGCCTGGGCTATGTAGTGGTCCCTGGAGAGCTAGTGGAACCTGCAAAAACAGTCAAGGCTTTGCTGGATAGCGGCAACCCTTGGCTTGATCAGGCCGTCCTGGCTGATCTTATCTCCAGCGGTAGCTACGCTAAGCATCTGCGACAAATCCGACGCATGTACCTTCGCCGCCGTGACTGCCTAATAGCCGCCTTAAAGTCACATTTTGGGGAGGTTACTCTGTCCGGCTTAGAGGGAGGAATGCATATTGTCTGGCACCTACCTCCGGATTTTCCTACAGCCGCCGAAGTACAGGCGATTGCCCAGGAAGTGGGCGTTGGGATTTACACTTTAGAAAGCGGAGGCGCCTACGATTACGGCCATAAGGAATACAGTGAGCGTACGCTAATCCTGGGTTATTCCTCCCTTCCTGAGCTTCAAATTCGCGAGGGAATTGCAAGGGTGGCAACAGCACTAGCAAACACTCTGGGCCATTCAAAACAACGCTACACAGACAACCCTAATGCTGGTCAAGGCAAGGGCCACCCTTCGCCAAAACCTAAAGTGCTTTCAAACTAA
- a CDS encoding multiheme c-type cytochrome: MSDSIIGRLLRATATVASVSLLFVGSANAEIPNELYEALGVDKYEASPKELYEAVTERYYDPAQGHGEGKYAEYWEPIPFSQYMDPYTYYKPPSSPAKVATREECVECHEDETRGWVHAWKKSVHANLDEIRNLPKDDSRYYKKRLIKEVEDNLRSLGKLGEDEELKEVACIDCHVGIGAEKGHHKEDLRIPDAATCGACHLKEFAERESERDTLTWPTTDVKGNKIDPVWPPGRPSHALDYQANVELATWAAMEDREVAEGCTMCHINQNRCDTCHTRHQFSTVEARKPDACGYCHNGADHNEYENYLFSKHGAIYLMLGDEWDWEMPLRDAIGRNGQTAPTCAFCHFEYKGRFGHNVVRKVRWAFNPQEKIANNLEHEWYEDRKDAWVETCNNCHSPTFAEAYLEFIDNGIISGLKKQIEAKHIIEGLYEDGLLPGQKTNRPAPPKPEHDAPGEFFQLFIAKDNNPTAVELQYAKMWEQDLLKHYKALAHANPGFWTYTEGWGPLLERYTNIQDANTQLREFAKLKTKVAMMEGDIKAAGILDLDNQVERAVVGGLGGGMVLAGVGLVAWRRKQQSEG, translated from the coding sequence ATGAGTGACAGTATAATTGGAAGGCTTTTGCGAGCCACTGCCACGGTAGCCAGCGTAAGTTTGTTATTCGTGGGCAGTGCAAATGCTGAAATCCCCAATGAGCTTTACGAAGCTCTGGGAGTGGATAAGTATGAAGCTTCGCCTAAAGAGCTATATGAAGCAGTAACAGAGCGTTATTATGATCCAGCGCAAGGGCATGGGGAAGGGAAATATGCTGAATACTGGGAGCCTATCCCGTTCAGTCAATATATGGACCCTTACACCTACTACAAGCCGCCGAGTTCACCGGCCAAGGTCGCTACCCGCGAAGAGTGTGTAGAATGCCATGAAGATGAAACTCGGGGTTGGGTTCATGCCTGGAAAAAAAGTGTCCATGCAAATTTAGATGAGATCCGTAACCTACCAAAAGACGATTCCCGCTACTACAAGAAAAGGCTTATAAAAGAGGTCGAGGATAATCTCCGTTCCTTGGGCAAACTTGGGGAAGACGAAGAACTCAAAGAGGTGGCTTGTATCGATTGCCACGTTGGCATTGGTGCTGAAAAAGGCCATCATAAAGAAGATCTTCGCATCCCTGATGCGGCCACTTGTGGTGCCTGCCATCTGAAAGAGTTTGCCGAGCGGGAATCGGAGCGTGATACGCTTACCTGGCCAACCACAGATGTGAAGGGTAATAAAATCGATCCGGTTTGGCCCCCGGGACGTCCCTCCCATGCCCTTGATTACCAAGCTAACGTAGAGCTTGCCACCTGGGCGGCAATGGAAGATCGGGAAGTGGCAGAAGGTTGCACCATGTGTCATATCAACCAAAACCGCTGCGACACCTGCCATACTCGCCATCAGTTCTCGACGGTAGAAGCCCGCAAGCCAGATGCTTGTGGTTATTGCCATAATGGGGCTGATCACAATGAGTACGAAAACTACTTGTTCTCTAAACATGGTGCCATTTACCTGATGTTAGGAGATGAGTGGGATTGGGAAATGCCGCTTCGGGATGCGATCGGAAGAAATGGACAAACTGCACCAACCTGTGCTTTTTGCCACTTCGAGTACAAAGGCCGGTTTGGCCATAATGTGGTGCGCAAGGTACGGTGGGCCTTCAACCCTCAGGAAAAAATCGCCAACAACCTTGAGCATGAGTGGTATGAGGACCGTAAGGACGCGTGGGTAGAAACCTGTAACAATTGCCACTCGCCCACCTTTGCCGAGGCTTATCTAGAATTCATAGATAATGGGATTATTTCTGGCCTTAAAAAGCAGATCGAGGCGAAGCACATCATAGAAGGTTTATATGAAGATGGGTTGTTGCCGGGTCAGAAAACTAACCGTCCCGCTCCACCGAAGCCGGAGCATGATGCCCCCGGTGAGTTCTTCCAGCTCTTCATTGCAAAAGACAATAACCCCACCGCGGTTGAGCTGCAGTACGCAAAAATGTGGGAGCAGGATTTGCTCAAGCATTATAAAGCGCTTGCTCACGCAAACCCTGGATTTTGGACTTACACCGAAGGCTGGGGTCCGTTGCTGGAGCGTTACACCAATATCCAGGATGCTAATACCCAGCTCAGGGAGTTTGCCAAGCTGAAAACCAAAGTCGCTATGATGGAAGGCGATATAAAAGCTGCTGGCATATTAGACCTGGATAATCAGGTAGAGCGCGCTGTTGTGGGTGGCCTTGGCGGCGGTATGGTGCTTGCTGGCGTGGGTTTGGTGGCTTGGCGTCGTAAGCAACAGTCGGAAGGTTAG
- the haoB gene encoding hydroxylamine oxidation protein HaoB, whose translation MAEKTMPPSSKGVSRAPLFIGVILIAGGLLLLGWLGWAILHSAGDGEAPYQYKKVAEGGVEKFPDLGLEAYEGMTIRKYELLAEEVQKDPLVEFYTGSKGDHAPVLLEWKNNLIEPVLTVSGDIKDLTKLARAIAEHVPSEAVVLGWWDTSRQLELLEGVNTLFDENLAQPLLIPGPWAKQQKAIENLEHEFWQVTDSSEAKVRQKRIAEALLADEATGASILRELAGGREAYVVVHWADAYKLGGMAPERFGIGYNDFPGSKQTHALIPRVKQWMEENGYETYLVQRQGEDTVRAYFLTDSAYKDTLIAKMLPFSTSQPTELEKLKLVAQYGGYWVYSLPPAPANDAG comes from the coding sequence GTGGCTGAAAAAACCATGCCACCTTCTTCAAAAGGAGTAAGCAGAGCTCCCCTGTTTATCGGGGTAATCCTGATAGCAGGGGGGCTTCTCCTCTTAGGTTGGTTGGGATGGGCGATTCTCCATTCAGCCGGCGATGGGGAAGCGCCGTATCAATACAAAAAGGTGGCAGAAGGTGGGGTAGAAAAATTCCCTGATTTGGGCCTTGAGGCCTATGAGGGGATGACTATCCGTAAGTACGAACTACTTGCAGAAGAAGTACAAAAAGATCCCTTGGTAGAGTTTTACACAGGGTCTAAGGGGGACCATGCTCCCGTATTGCTGGAGTGGAAAAATAATCTTATTGAACCCGTGTTAACGGTTAGCGGCGACATTAAAGATTTGACTAAATTGGCTCGGGCAATTGCTGAGCATGTGCCATCTGAAGCGGTGGTACTGGGTTGGTGGGATACTTCCCGTCAGCTTGAATTGCTCGAGGGGGTGAATACCTTATTTGATGAAAATCTGGCTCAACCCCTGCTAATACCTGGCCCCTGGGCCAAGCAACAGAAGGCGATTGAAAATTTAGAGCACGAGTTTTGGCAGGTCACTGACTCAAGCGAGGCAAAAGTCCGCCAAAAGCGTATTGCGGAAGCGCTGTTGGCTGACGAAGCTACGGGTGCGTCAATACTGAGAGAATTGGCCGGGGGCCGTGAAGCCTATGTTGTCGTCCACTGGGCCGATGCCTATAAATTGGGGGGCATGGCGCCCGAGCGCTTTGGTATTGGTTATAATGATTTTCCCGGCAGCAAGCAGACACATGCCTTAATTCCTCGTGTCAAGCAATGGATGGAAGAGAATGGCTATGAGACCTACCTGGTTCAGCGCCAGGGGGAAGATACGGTTCGCGCTTATTTTCTGACCGATAGTGCTTATAAAGATACTTTAATAGCCAAAATGTTGCCCTTTAGCACTTCACAACCAACAGAACTTGAAAAGCTCAAATTGGTTGCTCAGTATGGAGGTTACTGGGTCTATTCTTTACCGCCTGCTCCTGCTAATGACGCTGGTTAA
- a CDS encoding cytochrome c family protein, whose amino-acid sequence MNQTIRHLCFYALLAVAMGTTWAQDEPPYDGLKKCKSCHEPQYDSWLETAHGQAMESLEPGEEAEAKEKAGLDPDEDYTEDPDCVGCHVTGFRKYGGYEIALPRRLKKYLQGVGCESCHGPGSEYKHIHKDAADKFDETQETTPREELVAAGQVFTDKEIEERCNACHLNYEGSPWPHAREPYTPFTPEVDPKYEFKFKEAVRNDEEMHEHYKLEGVFSGDPVASFHEEFQKHATPPKKK is encoded by the coding sequence ATGAACCAGACAATTAGACATTTATGTTTTTATGCTCTGCTTGCAGTTGCCATGGGAACAACATGGGCCCAAGATGAACCCCCCTATGATGGGCTCAAAAAATGCAAAAGTTGCCATGAGCCCCAGTATGACTCATGGCTTGAAACAGCTCATGGGCAGGCGATGGAGTCCTTAGAGCCTGGTGAAGAAGCAGAGGCAAAGGAAAAAGCAGGATTAGATCCGGATGAAGACTACACCGAAGATCCTGACTGTGTCGGCTGCCATGTAACGGGGTTTAGAAAGTATGGGGGCTATGAAATTGCTCTCCCTAGGCGTTTGAAAAAATATTTGCAGGGCGTCGGTTGTGAATCCTGTCATGGCCCTGGATCTGAATACAAGCATATTCATAAGGATGCGGCTGATAAATTTGATGAAACCCAGGAAACTACCCCACGGGAAGAGCTTGTAGCTGCGGGCCAGGTCTTTACGGATAAAGAAATCGAGGAGCGCTGTAATGCCTGCCACCTCAACTACGAAGGTTCCCCCTGGCCTCATGCCAGAGAGCCTTATACGCCTTTCACCCCTGAGGTGGACCCAAAATACGAGTTTAAATTCAAAGAAGCGGTGCGTAATGATGAGGAGATGCACGAGCATTATAAGCTAGAGGGCGTTTTTTCTGGTGATCCGGTGGCATCGTTCCATGAAGAATTCCAAAAGCACGCTACGCCACCGAAGAAGAAGTAA
- a CDS encoding NapC/NirT family cytochrome c: MLSKLKQWWQAISEYFKVHWRPIAVGAGGLFGLIVIVFGGEAALSTTTFCTSCHSMSYPYEELQESAHYGSFGLEPQCKDCHIPQGLGNFHKAVYTHVVDGVRELYLEFTNDYSTLEKFNERRLEMAHHARMNLRGWDSVTCRDCHKNPQPVAKSGKRAHKKLNEGWTCIDCHQNLVHAPVEHTDLDASERRGEMIIREKIDWTDRNPLASVETRSVRN; the protein is encoded by the coding sequence ATGTTGTCTAAATTAAAGCAATGGTGGCAAGCCATTAGCGAGTATTTTAAGGTTCATTGGCGCCCGATTGCGGTTGGGGCGGGTGGTTTATTTGGTCTGATCGTTATCGTTTTCGGTGGTGAGGCGGCATTGTCGACCACCACTTTTTGTACCAGTTGCCACTCCATGTCTTACCCCTATGAGGAATTGCAAGAATCTGCCCATTATGGTTCGTTTGGGCTAGAACCCCAGTGTAAAGATTGCCACATTCCCCAAGGCTTAGGGAACTTTCACAAGGCGGTTTACACCCATGTGGTGGATGGGGTGCGAGAACTATATTTAGAATTTACCAACGATTATTCTACACTTGAAAAATTCAATGAGCGGCGGTTGGAAATGGCCCACCATGCTCGCATGAATCTCAGGGGTTGGGATAGTGTCACTTGCCGAGATTGTCACAAGAATCCGCAACCTGTAGCTAAATCCGGCAAGCGAGCTCACAAAAAGCTGAACGAAGGATGGACCTGTATTGATTGCCATCAGAATCTAGTACATGCGCCCGTAGAGCATACTGATCTTGATGCCAGTGAGCGTAGGGGCGAGATGATTATTAGGGAGAAAATAGACTGGACAGACCGTAATCCATTGGCCTCGGTGGAGACTCGTTCAGTAAGGAATTAA
- a CDS encoding lytic transglycosylase domain-containing protein, which yields MNLLGYSLLFILASFSTLLGAATTERPDAQLRQQLIAAVGMKDGFKDRFHAQVWLLDMEYRLKSRLPNLKERLTILRLAHREAVRANLPPELVLAVIEVESNFDRFAISEAGARGLMQVMPFWRKEIGHRKDNLLDIATNLRFGCTILRHYIDQEKGNLTRALARYNGSIGKIWYPSRVYKALRRWQ from the coding sequence ATGAATCTCCTTGGTTACAGTTTGCTATTTATTCTAGCTTCCTTTTCTACCCTGTTGGGTGCAGCCACTACTGAGCGACCCGATGCCCAGTTGCGGCAACAACTTATTGCCGCTGTTGGCATGAAAGATGGTTTTAAAGACCGATTCCATGCCCAGGTTTGGTTACTAGATATGGAGTACCGCCTTAAAAGCCGGCTCCCTAATCTTAAAGAACGCCTAACAATCCTGCGTCTGGCTCACCGGGAAGCAGTCCGGGCAAATTTACCTCCTGAACTGGTATTAGCGGTCATCGAAGTGGAAAGCAACTTCGACCGTTTTGCCATTTCTGAGGCCGGTGCTCGAGGCCTCATGCAAGTCATGCCTTTTTGGCGCAAAGAAATTGGCCATAGAAAAGATAATCTCTTGGATATTGCGACCAACCTGCGTTTTGGTTGCACTATCCTTCGTCACTATATCGACCAAGAAAAAGGCAATCTTACTCGAGCCCTAGCCCGTTATAATGGCAGTATTGGAAAAATATGGTACCCGAGCCGAGTCTATAAAGCCCTTCGCCGTTGGCAATAA
- a CDS encoding proline--tRNA ligase — translation MRTSQYLLTTTRETPADAEIISHQLMLRGGFIRRLAAGLYTWLPLGLRVLRKVEGIIREEMDKAGAQEILMPAVQPAELWQETGRWEQYGPELLRFTDRHQRPFCFGPTHEEVITDLIRREIRSYKQLPANFYQIQVKFRDEIRPRFGVMRAREFLMKDAYSFHLDQTSLEQTYQQMYETYSRIFERIGLTFRAVQADTGAIGGQTSHEFHVLAASGEDAIAFSDKGTYAANVELAAALPPSGERASPKETLSLVETPEQRTIEEVSQFLNTPPSSCVKTLLVEGSEGGFVALALRGDHELNEVKAQKLPQVASPLQFATPEQVREICNAGIGSIGPLGLDIPLIADHSAAHLTDFVCGANQEGKHFTGANWERDLPEPITADIRKVVDGDPSPDGEGFLSIARGIEVGHIFQLGEKYSQAMNTTVLDETGQAIILTMGCYGIGVSRVVAAAIEQNHDEHGIIWPDPIAPFQLALVPINAHKSVRVRETADQLYSQLQAAGFEVLLDDRQLRPGVIFTDMDLIGIPHRLVISDRGLDAGTVEYKRRRDGKTSTIQLDNLIPGLKSELKTPIPGRS, via the coding sequence ATGCGTACTTCTCAATACTTGCTTACGACTACCCGCGAAACCCCAGCCGATGCCGAAATCATTAGCCACCAGTTGATGCTCAGGGGGGGATTCATCCGTCGCCTCGCGGCCGGCCTCTATACCTGGCTGCCCCTTGGCCTACGGGTACTCCGTAAGGTTGAAGGCATCATCCGTGAAGAAATGGATAAAGCCGGGGCCCAGGAAATTTTAATGCCCGCGGTGCAGCCTGCCGAACTATGGCAGGAAACGGGACGCTGGGAGCAATATGGACCCGAACTACTGCGCTTTACCGACCGTCATCAACGGCCTTTCTGTTTTGGTCCTACCCATGAGGAGGTCATTACTGATCTCATCCGCCGTGAAATACGGAGTTATAAACAGTTACCAGCCAATTTCTACCAAATTCAGGTGAAATTCCGGGATGAAATCCGGCCCCGCTTTGGCGTCATGCGGGCCCGGGAATTCTTAATGAAGGATGCCTATTCATTTCACCTGGACCAAACCTCATTGGAGCAAACTTATCAGCAAATGTACGAGACTTATTCTCGTATCTTTGAGCGAATTGGACTGACCTTTCGAGCAGTGCAAGCGGACACTGGAGCCATTGGTGGCCAAACTTCCCATGAATTCCATGTGCTCGCCGCCTCCGGTGAAGATGCCATCGCTTTCTCGGATAAAGGCACCTATGCCGCCAATGTGGAATTGGCAGCGGCCCTCCCCCCTAGCGGTGAACGAGCCTCCCCCAAAGAAACATTGTCTTTAGTAGAGACACCAGAGCAACGCACCATTGAAGAGGTCAGCCAATTCCTCAACACCCCCCCCTCAAGCTGCGTGAAAACCCTCTTGGTAGAAGGCAGCGAGGGAGGATTTGTGGCCCTCGCACTAAGAGGGGACCATGAACTCAATGAAGTAAAAGCGCAAAAACTTCCCCAAGTGGCTAGCCCTCTTCAATTTGCCACGCCCGAACAGGTGCGGGAAATCTGCAATGCCGGTATCGGTTCCATAGGACCCCTAGGCCTGGACATTCCTCTTATTGCAGACCATAGCGCCGCCCATTTAACCGACTTCGTTTGTGGGGCCAACCAGGAAGGTAAGCACTTTACCGGGGCCAACTGGGAACGCGATTTACCCGAGCCCATAACGGCTGATATCCGCAAGGTAGTGGATGGAGATCCAAGCCCCGATGGAGAAGGTTTTCTCTCCATCGCCCGCGGTATCGAGGTCGGTCATATCTTCCAGCTTGGCGAAAAATACAGCCAGGCTATGAACACCACGGTACTCGATGAAACAGGACAAGCTATTATCTTGACGATGGGCTGCTATGGTATTGGGGTCTCTCGAGTAGTCGCTGCGGCCATTGAACAAAATCATGATGAGCACGGCATTATCTGGCCTGATCCCATTGCCCCCTTCCAGTTGGCTCTCGTACCTATTAATGCCCATAAGTCAGTACGGGTACGGGAAACAGCCGATCAACTCTATAGCCAGTTACAAGCAGCAGGTTTTGAAGTATTGCTCGATGACCGTCAATTGCGTCCTGGAGTAATATTTACTGATATGGATTTGATTGGTATCCCCCACCGCCTAGTGATTAGTGACCGAGGATTGGATGCGGGTACTGTCGAATACAAGCGGCGCCGAGATGGTAAAACGAGCACAATTCAGTTAGACAACTTAATTCCTGGACTCAAGTCTGAATTAAAAACTCCGATACCCGGGAGGTCATGA